The sequence below is a genomic window from Candidatus Methylomirabilota bacterium.
GGGGCCTTCGACATCACGCCGGACTGGATGCCCATCCTCGACGAGACGGACCTCGAGGGCTTCTTCGTGGCGGCCGGCATGTCGGGCCACGGCTTCAAGCTCGCTCCGGCCGTGGGCGAGATGATGGCCGCGCTCATCTCGGGCGCTACGCCCCCGGTGAACCCCGCCCCATTCCGTCTCTCGCGCTTCGCGGGCCGGGCCGCCACCGGAACCTTCGTGTCCTCATATCTCGGCTGACTCGCGAGTTGCCGCGGCATCTTACCGCCATGTACACTCGTGAGCCATGACCATGTCCCCTGCTCGATCCTCGCGCGTCGGCGTCGACATCGGCGGCACCTTCACCGACCTGGTCTGGGTCGACGACACCACCGGAGCCGTCAAGGTGGGAAAGTTCCTCACCACTCCCAAGGACCCCTCGCAGGCCGTGGAGCAGGGCGTGGTGACGCTCTTGAGCGATGCGGGGGGCTCCGCCGCCGAGGTGCGGTCGATCATCCACGGGACGACGCTGGCCACCAACGCCCTCATCGAGCGCAAGGGCGCCCGCACGGGGCTCCTGACCACCGCGGGCTTCCGCGACGCCGTCGAGATCGGGCACGAAGGCCGCTACGACATGTACGACATCTTCATCGACTCTCCCGCACCGCTCGTTCCCCGTCATCTCCGCCTCGAGGTCACCGAGCGCATGGCCGCGGACGGCCGCGTGCTCACGCCGCTCGACGAGGCGAGCGCGCGGGCGGCCATCGGCACGCTCCGCGAGGCCGGAGCCGAGGCCATCGCCATCTGCCTGCTCCACGCCTATCGCAATCCCGTCCACGAACGGGCCCTCGAGAAGCTCTGCGCCGAGCTCGCGCCCGGCGTGCCCGTCTCCACCTCCTCCGAGGTGGTGCCCGAGATCCGCGAGTACGAGCGGACTTCGACCACGTGCGCCAACGTCTACGTCATGCCGCTCATGTCGCGCTATCTCGACGACCTCGAGCGCAAGCTCCATGAGCTGGGCATTCCCGGCAACTTCTACATCATGCTCTCCTCCGGCGGCGTGGCCACGCCCGCCACCGCCAAGCGCGTGCCCATCCGTCTCGTCGAATCAGGCCCGGCCGCGGGCGCGCTCGCCGCGGCACGCATGGCGCGCGAGCTGGGCGAGCCCAAGCTGCTCTCCTTCGACATGGGCGGCACCACGGCCAAGGCCTGCGTCATCGACAAGGGTGAGCCTCTCCTCGCCCGCGAGTTCGAAGTGGCGCGTGCCGACCGCTTCAAGAAGGGCTCGGGGCTGCCCATCCGCGTCCCCTGCATCGAGATGATCGAGATCGGCGCGGGTGGTGGCTCGCTGGCTCGGGTGGA
It includes:
- a CDS encoding FAD-dependent oxidoreductase, translated to GAFDITPDWMPILDETDLEGFFVAAGMSGHGFKLAPAVGEMMAALISGATPPVNPAPFRLSRFAGRAATGTFVSSYLG